Sequence from the Deinococcus malanensis genome:
CGGCGCCGTCCACGGCATTCTTGTCTCCCATGCCTACCCAGCGGCTGGCGGCCAGTGCCGCGCCCTCGGTGACCCGCGCTGTTTCCAGCACCAGCGCGTGCTCGAAACTCTGCTCCAGTGCCCCGCTGTCCTGCCGTTTGACCGTCATGCCCTGAACCTAACACGCGTTAGGCACCTGGACCGCTCCGGGAGCGCTTCCAGGCAATGCCGGGCGGTTATGGTTAGCTGTGACTCTCGCACCGGGTAAGTGGGGACTTACCGCAAGACGCCCAACAGCACCAGCAGCCCCCACAGCACCACTGGGATGGCCAGCGTCGCCGCGATGAGTTTGCCCAGGCGCCACCAGTCGTTCAGGAACTCGCGCATGAGGCCCACGGTAGCAGCGTCGTTCAGGAGGGGTGTCCCGAAAATCTTTGGCCTGTCTTGTGGGGCGGGCGTAAGGCCGGGGCCGGCTGCTTAGACTGCGGACATGACCCAGAGTCCATTGGCCGGACAGCCTGCTCCCTCGTCCCTGTTGACCAACATCCCGCGCCTCGTGTCTCATTACTACGAGACTCGCCCCGACGTCCGCGACCCCTTGCAGCGCGTAAGTTTCGGCACCAGCGGGCACCGCGGCACCAGCCTGGGCGCCACATTCAACGAGGCCCATATCCTGGCCATTACCCAGGCGGTCTGTGAGTACCGCGTCTCGGCCGGGATTCAGGGCCCTCTGTTTATGGGGCTTGACACCCACGCTTTGTCAGAACCTGCGTGGATGAGTGCCCTGCAGGTGCTGGCGGCCAACGGCGTCCGTGCGCACGTGCAGCCCGGTTTTTTCACGCCCACACCGCTGGTCAGCCACGCGATCCTGGAGTACAACCGCTCGGGCCAGGCCGACAGGGCTGACGGCATCGTGATCACGCCCAGCCACAACCCGCCGCAGGACGGCGGATTTAAATACAACCCTCCCAGCGGTGGCCCCGCCGATACCGACGTAACGAAAGTTATCCAGGCACGTGCCAACGCGATCCTGGAAAATGAGATGCGGGATGTCCACCGACTCAGCCTCGAAGACGCCATGAACGCCCTGGTTCCCTTCGACTTCGTGACTCCTTATGTCGAGGGCCTGCCGCAGGTGGTTGACCTGGACGCCATCCGCCACAGCGGCGTGCGGCTGGGCGTGGACCCGCTGGGCGGCAGCAGCCTGCCGGTGTGGCAGGCCATAGCGGCGCGCCACAACCTGAACCTGACCATCGTGAACGAGGAGGTGGACCCACGATTCGCGTTCATGAGTGTGGACAAGGACGGCAAGATCCGCATGGACTGCTCGAGCCCCTTTGCCATGGCCAGCCTGCTGCGCCTGAAGGACGATTTCGACGTGGCAGTCGGCAATGACCCTGATGCCGACCGTCATGGAGTCGTGACCCCGGATGGACTGATGAACCCCAACCATTACCTCGCGGTCATGATCGACTACCTGTTCCAGAACCGGCCAGGGTGGAGCGCAGACGCTGCGGTGGGCAAGACGCTGGTCAGCAGTGCCCTGATCGACCGGGTGGCCGCTGGTATCGGGCGCCGCGTGCTGGAGGTGCCGGTGGGTTTCAAGTACTTCGTGGAGGGCTTGCTGGACGGCTCATTAGGTTTCGGCGGCGAGGAGTCCGCCGGTGCCAGCTTTCTGCAGATGGACGGCCGCGCCTGGAGCACCGACAAGGACGGCATCATCCCCGGTCTGCTGGCCGCCGAGATCACCGCGAAAACGGGTCAGACTCCCTCCCGGCGGTTCGCGGATCTCAGCGCCCGGTACGGCGAGACCGCCTACGACCGCCAGGACGCACCTGCTACTTCGGAGCAGAAGAAGATCCTGGCGGCCCTGTCGCCCGAGCAGGTGACCGCCACCACGCTGGCCGGTCACCCCATCACTGCGCGTCTGACCCGCGCACCCGGCAACAATGAATCTATCGGCGGACTGAAGGTCACCACCGAGCACGCCTGGTTCG
This genomic interval carries:
- the pgm gene encoding phosphoglucomutase (alpha-D-glucose-1,6-bisphosphate-dependent), whose translation is MTQSPLAGQPAPSSLLTNIPRLVSHYYETRPDVRDPLQRVSFGTSGHRGTSLGATFNEAHILAITQAVCEYRVSAGIQGPLFMGLDTHALSEPAWMSALQVLAANGVRAHVQPGFFTPTPLVSHAILEYNRSGQADRADGIVITPSHNPPQDGGFKYNPPSGGPADTDVTKVIQARANAILENEMRDVHRLSLEDAMNALVPFDFVTPYVEGLPQVVDLDAIRHSGVRLGVDPLGGSSLPVWQAIAARHNLNLTIVNEEVDPRFAFMSVDKDGKIRMDCSSPFAMASLLRLKDDFDVAVGNDPDADRHGVVTPDGLMNPNHYLAVMIDYLFQNRPGWSADAAVGKTLVSSALIDRVAAGIGRRVLEVPVGFKYFVEGLLDGSLGFGGEESAGASFLQMDGRAWSTDKDGIIPGLLAAEITAKTGQTPSRRFADLSARYGETAYDRQDAPATSEQKKILAALSPEQVTATTLAGHPITARLTRAPGNNESIGGLKVTTEHAWFAARPSGTEDVYKIYAESFKGKDHLQQVMAEARDVVSAALTQ